Proteins co-encoded in one Malus domestica chromosome 09, GDT2T_hap1 genomic window:
- the LOC103421701 gene encoding nuclear transcription factor Y subunit B-3, translated as MADSDNDSGGPNDRSQAQSGELSAREQDRFLPIANVSRIMKKALPANAKISKDAKETVQECVSEFISFVTGEASDKCQREKRKTINGDDLLWAMTTLGFEEYVEPLKIYLQKYREMEGEKSTMGGGGREKDSSSGGGGAASGGGGGGGISSGISGGGYNGGYGGMVMMGHHNHHQGHVRGSGGGYQQNHMAMGGGGGRKSGGSSGDGNGGASVVR; from the coding sequence ATGGCCGATTCGGACAACGACTCCGGAGGTCCCAACGACAGAAGCCAAGCTCAGAGCGGAGAGCTGTCGGCGCGTGAGCAGGACCGCTTCCTTCCGATCGCGAACGTGAGCCGGATCATGAAGAAGGCGCTGCCGGCGAACGCGAAGATATCGAAGGACGCGAAGGAGACGGTGCAGGAGTGCGTGTCGGAGTTCATCAGCTTCGTCACCGGAGAGGCCTCCGACAAGTGCCAGAGGGAGAAGAGGAAGACGATCAACGGCGACGATTTGCTATGGGCGATGACGACGTTGGGGTTCGAGGAGTACGTGGAGCCGCTCAAGATTTATTTGCAAAAGTATCGGGAGATGGAGGGCGAGAAGAGCACTATGGGCGGCGGTGGCAGAGAGAAAGATAGTAGCAGCGGAGGCGGCGGTGCGGCCTCTGGTGGTGGCGGAGGCGGCGGTATCAGCTCTGGGATAAGTGGGGGTGGGTATAACGGGGGGTATGGTGGAATGGTGATGATGGGTCATCATAACCATCATCAGGGACACGTGAGGGGTTCTGGTGGAGGGTATCAGCAGAACCATATGGCTATGGGAGGTGGAGGGGGTAGGAAGAGTGGTGGTTCAAGTGGTGATGGTAACGGTGGAGCTTCAGTCGTGAGGTGA